The proteins below are encoded in one region of Flavobacterium nackdongense:
- a CDS encoding vWA domain-containing protein, translating to MKNKKTLYHFVLDKSGSMSSCRETTILGFNKQLETIKQLQKEFPDQEFAVSLTTFNDSIDNIFTQLALNAFEKLTPEMYEPNGCTALLDAIGMSINQIRITNESKIVNDEMSVVMVILTDGLENASKEFTFHNIAKTIKSLEQTEKWSFSFLGADIDAIHTSKMLNIKEENVVSFNKSDMGEMMNEISNGMREYSNSKSTGKIKNSFLDFIVKKDRRN from the coding sequence ATGAAAAACAAGAAAACACTTTACCATTTTGTCTTAGATAAAAGTGGTTCTATGAGCAGCTGCAGAGAAACAACAATTTTGGGCTTCAACAAGCAGTTGGAAACCATCAAACAATTACAAAAAGAATTTCCAGATCAAGAATTCGCAGTTTCATTAACAACTTTTAATGACTCCATTGATAATATATTCACACAATTAGCATTAAATGCTTTCGAAAAACTAACTCCTGAAATGTATGAACCAAATGGATGTACAGCGCTTTTAGATGCTATCGGAATGTCTATTAACCAAATTAGAATTACTAATGAATCTAAAATAGTAAATGACGAAATGAGTGTTGTAATGGTGATTCTGACTGATGGCTTAGAAAATGCCAGCAAAGAATTTACTTTTCACAACATTGCCAAAACAATTAAATCTTTAGAACAAACCGAAAAATGGTCCTTCTCTTTCTTAGGTGCCGATATTGATGCCATCCACACTTCAAAAATGCTCAATATCAAAGAAGAAAATGTCGTTTCTTTCAATAAAAGCGATATGGGCGAAATGATGAATGAAATTAGTAATGGAATGCGAGAATATTCAAATAGCAAATCTACAGGCAAAATAAAAAATAGTTTTTTAGATTTTATTGTAAAAAAAGACCGTAGAAATTAA
- a CDS encoding DUF4238 domain-containing protein yields the protein MADLVKRQHYVPRTYLKHFSVQSGDKYFIDALPTEATETDKIFNSNITNVAFERHLYTLPGETIEQQMAVEKLYSEELEVHYDSIYDILTDPTKTEITSEERELIISTVVTMYYRTTKWVNASRDLMGRVFESAFQLCEQKGVDYFNFEDEKISIAGKTLQEFTREFNKERQPGMILIQLETAFKLIALRVLNDSICVNKIEGENLEFITSDNPVVANNNNPERFAPFDPTNVLELPIDSKHNLMLLPECPKELRNKIFRRTSKAPFSEIEKLTTNYSQMQNSEKFMFGSKKALESYLATKQESERPIKDGESTADIFKKLKELGL from the coding sequence ATGGCAGATTTAGTTAAAAGACAGCATTATGTTCCAAGAACATATCTTAAACATTTCTCTGTACAGAGCGGTGACAAATATTTTATAGATGCTTTGCCAACAGAAGCTACTGAAACAGACAAAATTTTTAATTCTAATATTACAAATGTAGCATTCGAAAGACATCTTTATACTTTACCTGGCGAGACTATTGAACAGCAAATGGCTGTGGAAAAACTATATTCAGAAGAATTGGAAGTACATTATGATTCAATCTATGACATTCTAACTGACCCTACCAAAACAGAAATTACATCTGAAGAACGAGAGTTAATAATCTCAACTGTTGTGACAATGTACTATCGAACAACGAAATGGGTAAATGCAAGTCGCGATTTAATGGGAAGAGTTTTTGAAAGTGCTTTTCAATTATGTGAACAAAAGGGAGTTGACTATTTCAACTTTGAAGATGAAAAAATTTCAATAGCAGGAAAAACTTTGCAAGAATTCACTAGAGAATTCAACAAAGAACGTCAGCCAGGAATGATTCTTATACAATTAGAAACAGCATTTAAATTAATTGCATTAAGAGTTCTTAATGATTCGATTTGTGTTAACAAAATTGAAGGTGAAAATTTAGAGTTCATAACTAGTGATAATCCAGTTGTTGCAAATAACAATAATCCTGAAAGATTTGCTCCTTTTGATCCAACTAATGTCTTAGAACTGCCGATTGATTCGAAACACAATTTAATGCTATTGCCAGAATGTCCTAAGGAATTAAGGAACAAGATTTTCCGTAGAACTTCAAAAGCACCTTTTTCCGAAATAGAAAAACTAACAACTAACTATTCTCAAATGCAAAATTCTGAGAAATTTATGTTTGGTTCAAAAAAAGCTCTAGAATCTTACTTGGCAACTAAACAAGAATCTGAAAGGCCAATTAAAGACGGAGAAAGCACTGCGGACATATTTAAAAAATTAAAGGAGTTAGGTTTATAA
- a CDS encoding type I restriction enzyme HsdR N-terminal domain-containing protein produces MNQEKWNEICFLLSENIRAEISEYDFEQNVIQALRVLDWKEYSGDLQIRPSFAIGASNRIIPDIIVNSVEKRNLFVIEIKQPSIPLNTKFQQQLFSYMRQLKLQYGVLIGQVIQIFYDGDLTEYDDPILLETIDFEKDSQKGIKFVELFNKEFFNYDALNNFTKNILKSINRKNEQKVLLNKIISPDYELKIIELIKLDLQKEYDGEIIDNVLQSLALKIITKNTIESEILKTPSTKYVQHSDTISARDKTKYIINESGIKLGKNKFVLEFVRTYLKENPSSFSNLKNIFLDEYQGSTGVINELKLVETKYANKSNKRHFTDDKNIFTSSDDVKFVVSTEWGKFNIDNIVNLAKKQGFKIEEV; encoded by the coding sequence ATGAATCAGGAAAAATGGAATGAAATATGCTTTTTGCTTTCCGAAAATATAAGAGCAGAAATTAGCGAATATGACTTTGAACAAAATGTAATTCAAGCTCTAAGAGTTTTGGACTGGAAAGAATATTCGGGAGATCTGCAAATCCGTCCTTCATTTGCTATTGGTGCGTCAAATAGAATCATACCAGACATTATTGTTAATTCAGTTGAGAAAAGAAACTTATTTGTAATTGAAATTAAACAACCTAGCATTCCTTTAAATACTAAATTTCAACAACAGTTATTTTCATATATGCGCCAATTAAAACTTCAATATGGTGTTTTAATCGGTCAAGTAATCCAAATATTTTATGATGGAGATTTAACCGAATATGATGATCCTATTTTGCTTGAAACTATTGACTTTGAAAAAGATAGTCAGAAAGGCATCAAGTTTGTGGAACTCTTTAATAAGGAATTTTTTAATTATGACGCATTAAATAACTTTACAAAAAACATTCTTAAAAGTATTAATAGAAAGAATGAACAGAAAGTATTGCTGAACAAAATCATTTCACCAGATTACGAATTAAAAATAATTGAGTTAATAAAGCTGGATTTACAAAAAGAATATGATGGCGAAATAATCGATAATGTATTGCAAAGTTTAGCTTTAAAAATAATTACAAAAAACACAATCGAATCAGAAATTTTAAAGACTCCATCAACTAAATACGTGCAGCACTCTGACACTATAAGTGCTAGGGATAAAACAAAATACATTATAAATGAATCAGGAATAAAACTTGGAAAAAATAAATTTGTATTGGAATTTGTTCGAACTTATTTAAAAGAAAACCCTTCAAGCTTCAGTAATCTTAAAAATATTTTTCTTGATGAATATCAAGGTTCAACAGGTGTGATTAATGAACTTAAATTAGTCGAAACGAAATATGCTAATAAATCAAATAAAAGACACTTTACTGATGATAAAAACATTTTTACAAGTAGTGATGATGTGAAATTTGTTGTCTCGACTGAATGGGGAAAATTCAATATTGATAATATTGTAAATTTGGCTAAAAAGCAGGGATTCAAAATTGAAGAAGTATAA
- a CDS encoding DUF559 domain-containing protein, with protein MSFCIECGCYINQNVFDYSITNIGHPLCMNHQKWLNTIFYNSSTTPQAIDLYFALRMRGVPAELEKWDGYKTIDIAVTDAKVNIEVDGKHHNYSHKQALSDLKRTFFSFQKGYLTLRIPNSLVEWSIEETADYITEFLVESKNRKKKL; from the coding sequence ATGAGTTTTTGTATAGAATGTGGTTGTTATATCAACCAAAATGTTTTTGATTATTCAATAACCAATATAGGTCATCCTTTATGCATGAATCATCAAAAATGGTTAAATACTATTTTTTATAACAGTTCAACAACACCTCAAGCAATTGACTTGTATTTTGCATTGAGAATGAGAGGTGTGCCAGCAGAACTAGAAAAATGGGATGGTTATAAAACAATTGATATTGCCGTTACAGATGCTAAAGTGAATATCGAAGTAGATGGAAAACATCATAATTACAGCCACAAGCAAGCCCTTAGTGATTTAAAACGTACATTTTTTAGCTTTCAAAAAGGATATTTAACATTAAGAATTCCAAACAGTCTAGTAGAATGGAGCATTGAAGAAACCGCTGATTACATTACAGAATTTTTAGTTGAAAGTAAAAATAGAAAAAAGAAGCTGTAA
- a CDS encoding DUF4268 domain-containing protein, with protein sequence MKANELPIITFLQAVNVQFVIPVYQRNYDWKNAECKELLNDIISVETENRGTHFIGSIVFVHEGTYSTSEVKELVIIDGQQRLTTINILYVALYRFAKENSKAQDAEKLYNMFLTNQYVQNESSKLKLKQTDTNSLAFKAIMLGTQNEFATFSNVIENYNYFRSCINEENFDLILRGLNRLIFVEISLERDKDDPQRIFESLNSTGLDLSQSDLIRNFILMDLPPKDQNRIFETIWNPIEENAKDIVKQSSLVSDFIRDYLTLRNKKIPNKNKVYAEFKSLYSNKKEEAYHQELENIKSLSVHYKKLVNPTTVSDANIRKELEYINRLEINVAYPFLLQVFEDAENGLLSKEDLLKILKLIQSYAWRRFIVGLPTNALNKIFMSLYAEVDTEEYYDSLAKVLLKKKGSAKFPTNEDLKTALRDKDLYNTQPKNRNYLFEMLENYNNREYVNTNNEHITIEHIFPRNPNTDWSTELSPEDYFLFKEKHLNTIGNLTLSGNNGALSNKSFLSKKEMNIDGNEQGYNYSRLWLNTYLKSLNSWNVAKYEERLNIIYDRFLKIWEYPDVVIFESEDSSDEQNIFDAESPKNKKLEYFIFENTTIEEDTVARMYFYVIRNLYEKNSQLLLNSQDIFKITRNTTDFRAPQEIINGWYVESNIDSNTKFASLKRLLTLFEMEEELSIKYSSGTENQSEPNRFNIRKKYWQQLLPLIENTSLFSNVNASKESWISSGAGIAGLSFTFVISKSYARIEMTILTSSKETNKMYFKRLHKNKEIIEQTFGKKLVWEELPENKMCRIKFEKQDVNLYNESDWETMNEFMVSNLPIFEKAFQPFIKNIR encoded by the coding sequence ATGAAAGCAAACGAATTACCCATAATTACCTTCTTACAAGCAGTTAATGTTCAATTTGTAATCCCGGTATACCAACGAAATTACGATTGGAAAAATGCAGAATGCAAAGAATTACTAAACGATATTATTTCAGTTGAAACAGAGAACAGAGGAACACATTTTATTGGTAGTATAGTATTTGTTCACGAAGGCACTTATAGCACCAGCGAAGTAAAAGAATTAGTTATCATAGATGGGCAGCAACGTTTGACCACCATCAATATTTTGTATGTAGCGTTATACCGTTTTGCAAAAGAAAACAGTAAAGCACAAGATGCGGAGAAATTGTACAATATGTTTCTAACCAATCAATATGTTCAAAACGAATCCAGCAAATTAAAGCTAAAACAAACAGACACAAATTCATTGGCATTCAAAGCGATAATGCTTGGAACACAAAATGAATTTGCTACATTCTCGAATGTGATAGAGAACTACAACTATTTTAGAAGCTGTATCAACGAAGAAAATTTTGATTTGATTCTTAGAGGTTTAAATCGGTTAATATTTGTAGAAATCTCCTTAGAAAGAGACAAGGATGATCCGCAACGTATTTTTGAAAGTTTAAATTCAACAGGATTAGATTTATCACAATCCGATTTGATTAGGAATTTTATTTTAATGGACTTACCTCCAAAAGACCAAAACAGGATTTTTGAAACCATCTGGAATCCAATTGAAGAAAATGCAAAAGACATAGTAAAACAAAGCTCGTTAGTTTCAGATTTTATAAGAGATTACCTGACACTTCGCAACAAGAAAATACCGAATAAAAATAAGGTGTACGCGGAGTTTAAAAGCCTTTATTCTAACAAAAAAGAGGAGGCCTACCATCAGGAATTAGAAAACATAAAATCATTATCAGTTCATTATAAAAAATTAGTAAACCCAACTACAGTTTCAGATGCAAACATCAGGAAAGAATTAGAATATATCAATCGCTTAGAAATAAATGTAGCCTACCCATTTTTATTGCAAGTATTTGAAGATGCTGAAAATGGTTTACTAAGCAAAGAGGATTTATTAAAAATATTGAAACTGATTCAAAGCTATGCCTGGAGAAGGTTTATTGTAGGCTTGCCAACCAATGCGTTAAATAAAATATTTATGAGTCTATATGCTGAGGTGGATACTGAGGAATATTACGATTCTCTCGCTAAGGTCTTGCTCAAAAAGAAAGGTAGTGCCAAATTCCCAACCAACGAAGATTTAAAAACCGCACTAAGGGATAAAGATTTGTATAATACCCAACCTAAAAACAGAAACTACCTGTTTGAAATGCTCGAAAACTACAACAACCGTGAATACGTAAATACCAACAACGAGCATATTACAATAGAACATATTTTTCCAAGAAACCCTAATACTGATTGGAGCACTGAATTATCACCGGAAGACTATTTTTTATTCAAAGAAAAACATCTAAACACGATAGGAAACCTTACGCTTTCTGGCAACAATGGGGCGCTAAGTAACAAATCTTTCTTGTCCAAAAAGGAAATGAATATTGACGGTAACGAGCAAGGCTATAACTACAGTAGATTATGGCTGAACACTTATTTGAAATCATTGAACAGTTGGAACGTTGCTAAATATGAAGAACGGCTAAACATAATTTACGACAGGTTTTTAAAAATTTGGGAATATCCTGACGTTGTTATTTTTGAAAGTGAAGATTCTTCAGATGAACAAAACATATTTGATGCCGAAAGTCCAAAGAATAAAAAACTAGAATATTTTATTTTTGAAAATACAACAATTGAGGAAGACACAGTTGCCCGAATGTATTTTTATGTGATTAGAAATCTCTATGAAAAGAATTCTCAACTGTTGCTAAACAGTCAGGATATTTTTAAAATAACAAGAAATACTACTGATTTTAGAGCCCCTCAAGAAATAATTAATGGTTGGTATGTTGAATCCAATATAGACAGCAATACTAAGTTTGCCAGTTTAAAAAGATTGCTGACTTTGTTTGAAATGGAAGAGGAATTATCAATTAAATATTCATCTGGAACAGAAAACCAATCAGAACCAAATCGTTTTAATATTAGAAAAAAATATTGGCAGCAATTATTGCCATTAATAGAAAACACTAGCCTATTTTCAAATGTAAACGCATCTAAAGAAAGCTGGATATCTTCAGGAGCTGGAATTGCAGGACTATCATTTACTTTTGTAATTTCTAAATCTTACGCTAGAATAGAAATGACAATTCTAACTTCTAGTAAGGAGACAAACAAAATGTACTTCAAAAGACTTCATAAAAACAAAGAAATAATTGAACAAACCTTTGGAAAAAAATTAGTTTGGGAAGAACTTCCTGAAAACAAAATGTGTAGAATAAAATTTGAGAAACAAGATGTTAATTTATATAATGAATCCGATTGGGAAACTATGAATGAATTTATGGTCTCTAATCTTCCAATTTTTGAAAAAGCATTTCAGCCCTTTATAAAAAATATAAGATAA
- a CDS encoding M78 family metallopeptidase domain-containing protein: MEPSLFDELDPEQKEINDKYTIDELFKRSLNYKSSKNYAKFFNFIASFHHYSRYNTMLVYIQNPDVTFFGGTTFWKNRNRTINEDAKPLLILCPNGPMMCAYDIYQTSGKKSVDEFLKDGLGTTDIKGFINQKLYDGLLKEVANWGIKIKFKPFSFFKGGHITTIISGRLEIVLKENATIEESFSVLIHELAHLFLGHTGHQSLNHISQKKPMKLLSRKIPRATEELEAETVSFLICCRVGLLSNSQEYLAGYIKNEKDLAEFNYELVIKTADKLEKLFL; encoded by the coding sequence ATGGAACCTAGCCTTTTTGATGAATTAGACCCAGAGCAAAAAGAAATCAATGATAAATATACCATTGACGAATTGTTCAAAAGAAGTTTAAACTATAAATCATCGAAAAATTATGCAAAATTTTTCAACTTTATAGCAAGTTTTCATCATTATTCACGGTACAATACAATGTTGGTTTACATCCAAAATCCCGATGTTACTTTTTTTGGCGGTACAACGTTTTGGAAAAACAGAAATAGAACTATAAATGAAGATGCTAAACCGCTGTTAATTCTTTGTCCAAACGGTCCGATGATGTGTGCGTATGATATCTATCAAACATCTGGGAAAAAATCAGTAGATGAATTTTTAAAAGATGGTTTGGGTACAACGGATATAAAAGGTTTTATAAATCAAAAATTATATGATGGTTTACTAAAGGAAGTTGCCAATTGGGGTATAAAAATAAAATTTAAACCTTTTTCTTTTTTCAAAGGAGGTCATATCACAACAATAATTAGTGGCCGTTTAGAAATTGTTTTAAAAGAAAACGCTACAATAGAAGAAAGTTTTTCAGTCTTAATTCACGAACTAGCCCACTTATTTTTAGGACACACTGGACATCAAAGCTTAAATCATATCAGTCAAAAAAAACCTATGAAACTTCTATCTCGCAAAATTCCCAGAGCAACCGAGGAATTAGAAGCTGAAACCGTTAGTTTTTTAATATGCTGTAGAGTTGGTTTACTATCAAATTCACAAGAGTACTTAGCAGGTTACATCAAAAACGAAAAAGATTTAGCTGAGTTCAATTATGAATTAGTGATTAAAACAGCCGATAAATTAGAAAAGTTGTTTCTTTAA
- a CDS encoding type I restriction endonuclease subunit R, which translates to MKEYNIIAENPESTVVAEYTSEYKKEVTYQSEAELEKAFIKLLEKQAYTFLPITTENDLVNNLRVQLEKLNNFQFTDKEWKDFFTQKIANPNSGIEEKTTLIQEDYIQLLTCENGSVRNVRLLDKQNIHNNQLQVINQYETEDGKRANRYDVTVLVNGLPLIHIELKKRGVSLQEAFNQINRYNRESFWAGSGLFEYVQLFVISNGTLTKYYSNTTRFSHIKEKEKQSSSKKKKTSNSYEFTSWWADANNKAILDLMDFGKTFFAKHTVLNIVTKYSVFTSDKLLLVMRPYQIVATERVLTKINASYNYKKYGSIDAGGYIWHTTGSGKTLTSFKTAQIASKLDFIEKVIFVVDRKDLDYQTMKEYDKFEKGAANSNTNTAVLKKQLDDPNAKIIITTIQKLSILIKKQKSHSLYGKPVVFIFDECHRSQFGDMHEAITKAFKKYFLFGFTGTPIFAINSNSGGKAHLKTTVQAFGCYQHGNVENCPEEEKHQTAIHTYTIVDAISDKNVLPFRIDYFSTMREKEGINDEKVRDIDREKAFMAPRRIHNNVEYILKHFSQKTSRNSKPYMMTALSNVFEVASAKDRNKIEEVKEKIRRSGFNSIFAVTSIDAAKLYYNEFKSQQKDIPELARLKIATIFSFGQNDEEEDGVEDENSESTEGLNASDRDFLDQAILDYNVDFKTNYDTSAEKFQNYYKDISLRMKNREIDLLIVVNMFLTGFDATTLNTLWVDKNLRMHGLLQAFSRTNRILNSIKTFGNIVCFRNLEEATNKSLALFGNKDAGGIVLLKTFDEYYQGYHDGKKEFIGYYALVNELLENFPIGQLIIGEENKKAFIRLYGAILKLLNILRSFDEFEGNEILSEREFQDYHSMYIELYNEFRNQCLGDSENINDDIVFEMELIKQVEINIDYILMLIRKYKDSNLTDKEVLVSINKAIDSSVDLRNKKELIVKFVESLTPSADIDESWNQYVYQQKKAELENIITEESLKPEETITFINNSFKNGEIQAAGTAFASILPPVSRFSPTGDRTLKKETVLEKLKIYFDRFFDISSGEI; encoded by the coding sequence ATGAAAGAATACAATATAATTGCTGAAAATCCAGAGAGTACCGTAGTAGCAGAATACACTTCTGAATATAAAAAAGAAGTAACCTACCAATCCGAAGCGGAGCTGGAAAAAGCGTTTATAAAATTACTAGAAAAACAGGCCTATACTTTTCTACCTATAACCACCGAAAATGATTTGGTAAACAACTTGCGTGTACAACTGGAAAAACTAAATAATTTTCAATTTACTGACAAGGAATGGAAGGATTTCTTCACCCAAAAAATTGCTAATCCTAATAGCGGTATCGAAGAGAAAACAACACTTATTCAGGAAGATTACATTCAGCTACTAACCTGTGAAAATGGTTCTGTTCGCAACGTCCGCTTACTTGACAAACAAAACATTCATAACAATCAACTCCAAGTAATCAATCAATACGAAACCGAAGACGGTAAACGTGCTAATCGATACGATGTGACAGTTTTAGTAAATGGTTTACCTTTGATTCACATTGAGTTAAAAAAGCGTGGTGTGAGTTTGCAAGAAGCTTTTAACCAAATCAACCGCTACAATAGAGAATCGTTTTGGGCAGGAAGTGGTTTATTTGAGTATGTACAGTTATTTGTCATTTCAAATGGTACTTTAACCAAATATTACAGCAATACTACCCGTTTTTCACACATCAAAGAAAAGGAAAAGCAAAGCAGCAGTAAAAAGAAAAAAACCAGTAACAGTTACGAGTTCACTTCTTGGTGGGCAGATGCTAACAACAAAGCTATTTTAGATTTAATGGATTTTGGTAAAACCTTTTTTGCCAAACATACGGTATTAAACATCGTAACAAAATATAGTGTTTTTACGTCAGATAAATTGCTTTTGGTAATGCGACCCTATCAAATTGTCGCTACGGAACGAGTTTTAACTAAAATCAATGCCTCTTACAATTATAAAAAATACGGTAGTATTGATGCTGGAGGATACATTTGGCACACTACGGGAAGCGGTAAAACCTTAACTTCATTCAAAACTGCACAAATAGCAAGTAAATTAGACTTTATTGAAAAAGTAATTTTTGTGGTTGATCGTAAAGATTTGGATTACCAAACTATGAAGGAATACGACAAATTTGAAAAAGGTGCTGCCAATAGCAATACCAATACTGCCGTTTTAAAAAAACAATTAGACGACCCAAATGCTAAAATTATAATTACAACCATTCAAAAGTTGTCTATTCTAATTAAAAAACAAAAAAGTCATTCATTGTATGGTAAACCAGTAGTTTTCATTTTTGACGAATGCCATCGTTCTCAATTTGGCGATATGCACGAAGCAATTACAAAAGCCTTTAAAAAATACTTCCTATTCGGGTTTACAGGCACTCCTATTTTTGCAATCAATTCCAATAGTGGCGGTAAAGCACATCTTAAAACCACCGTTCAAGCCTTTGGCTGTTACCAACACGGCAATGTAGAAAATTGTCCAGAAGAAGAAAAACACCAAACCGCTATTCATACATATACTATTGTAGACGCCATTTCCGATAAAAATGTTTTGCCTTTCCGCATAGATTATTTCAGCACTATGAGAGAAAAAGAGGGAATTAATGATGAAAAAGTTCGTGACATAGACCGCGAAAAAGCATTTATGGCACCGCGACGAATTCACAATAATGTAGAATATATTTTAAAACATTTCAGCCAAAAAACCAGCCGTAACAGCAAGCCTTATATGATGACAGCTTTGTCCAATGTATTTGAAGTGGCTTCGGCAAAAGACCGTAATAAAATAGAAGAGGTAAAAGAGAAAATTAGACGTAGTGGCTTTAATTCTATCTTTGCGGTTACTTCTATTGATGCAGCAAAATTATATTACAACGAGTTTAAAAGTCAACAAAAAGATATTCCAGAATTAGCGCGATTAAAAATTGCAACGATTTTCAGTTTTGGGCAAAATGATGAAGAAGAAGATGGTGTAGAGGATGAAAATTCAGAGTCAACAGAAGGATTAAATGCAAGCGATAGAGATTTTCTCGATCAAGCTATTTTGGATTATAATGTTGATTTTAAAACTAATTACGACACCTCTGCTGAAAAATTTCAGAACTACTACAAGGACATTTCTTTACGAATGAAAAACAGAGAAATAGATTTACTAATTGTAGTAAATATGTTTCTTACTGGTTTTGATGCCACAACCTTAAATACGCTTTGGGTTGATAAAAATTTAAGAATGCACGGTTTGTTGCAAGCTTTTTCCAGAACAAACCGAATTCTAAATTCTATTAAAACGTTTGGGAATATTGTTTGCTTCAGAAATTTAGAAGAAGCAACCAACAAAAGTTTAGCGCTCTTCGGTAACAAAGATGCAGGTGGTATTGTTTTACTTAAAACCTTTGACGAATATTATCAAGGGTATCACGATGGAAAAAAAGAGTTCATCGGCTATTATGCTTTAGTAAATGAACTTTTAGAAAATTTCCCAATAGGTCAATTAATTATTGGTGAAGAAAACAAAAAAGCATTTATTCGATTGTATGGGGCTATACTAAAATTGTTGAACATACTTCGCTCCTTTGATGAATTTGAAGGTAACGAAATTTTGAGCGAACGAGAGTTTCAAGATTATCACAGTATGTACATAGAATTGTACAATGAATTTAGAAATCAATGTCTTGGCGATAGTGAAAACATAAACGATGATATTGTTTTTGAAATGGAGTTAATCAAACAAGTAGAAATCAATATTGATTATATCTTGATGCTTATCCGTAAATACAAAGACAGTAATTTAACCGACAAAGAAGTACTAGTTAGCATAAACAAAGCAATTGATTCAAGTGTCGACCTTCGTAACAAAAAAGAATTGATTGTAAAATTTGTAGAATCATTAACACCATCAGCAGATATTGACGAATCCTGGAACCAATATGTTTACCAACAAAAGAAAGCAGAATTAGAAAATATAATTACTGAGGAAAGCCTAAAACCAGAGGAAACAATCACTTTTATAAATAATTCCTTCAAAAATGGAGAAATACAAGCAGCAGGAACAGCCTTTGCTTCTATATTACCGCCAGTATCTAGATTTTCACCTACAGGAGATAGAACCCTAAAAAAAGAAACTGTTTTAGAAAAATTAAAAATATACTTTGATAGGTTTTTTGATATTTCAAGTGGTGAAATCTAA
- the fic gene encoding protein adenylyltransferase Fic: MNKVSIRFFDDREVRAIWDEENSKWWFSVLDIVAVLTNQDDYGKTRNYWKYLKAKLKKENSQVVSTTTQLKILAPDGKNRLADMLDYSGIIALGKTFPSTKANRFIEWFTYSDETIDGKSKTKAYALFESSFINSIEVGTTKGLQQIHAYLFGGLYDFAGQIRQKNISKGGFQFATSHFLGNTLVQIEQMPENTFSEIADKYIEMNIAHPFMEGNGRSTRVWLDLILKKRVKKCVDWSKISKNDYHNAMVKSPSDSTILKQLLENALTDDINSREMFMKGIDYSYYYEEN, translated from the coding sequence ATGAACAAGGTTTCCATACGTTTTTTTGATGATCGTGAAGTTCGTGCCATTTGGGACGAAGAAAACAGCAAATGGTGGTTTTCGGTCTTGGATATTGTGGCAGTGCTTACCAACCAAGACGATTATGGTAAAACACGAAACTATTGGAAATACCTTAAAGCCAAATTAAAAAAAGAAAATAGCCAAGTGGTTAGTACTACTACCCAGTTGAAAATACTGGCTCCAGATGGTAAAAACCGTTTGGCCGATATGCTCGATTATAGTGGAATTATAGCATTAGGCAAAACTTTTCCAAGCACAAAAGCCAATCGTTTTATAGAATGGTTTACTTATAGTGATGAAACCATAGACGGAAAAAGTAAAACTAAAGCCTATGCTTTGTTTGAAAGTTCTTTTATAAACAGCATAGAAGTGGGAACTACTAAAGGTTTACAACAAATACACGCCTATCTCTTTGGCGGACTATATGATTTTGCAGGACAAATTAGGCAAAAAAACATTTCAAAAGGCGGTTTTCAGTTTGCTACATCCCATTTTTTGGGCAATACCTTAGTACAAATTGAACAAATGCCCGAAAACACCTTTAGTGAAATCGCAGACAAATACATAGAAATGAATATTGCCCACCCATTTATGGAAGGCAACGGCAGAAGTACCAGAGTTTGGCTGGATTTAATTTTAAAGAAAAGAGTAAAAAAATGTGTGGATTGGAGCAAAATAAGCAAAAACGACTATCATAATGCAATGGTAAAAAGCCCATCCGACAGCACCATTTTAAAACAATTATTAGAAAATGCCTTAACAGATGACATTAACAGTCGCGAAATGTTTATGAAAGGAATCGATTATTCTTATTATTACGAAGAAAATTAA